The genomic segment GTAATGGTGGGCAGTACCAATCATACCTGTGACTATCTCCAGTGTAGCATCCATACCAGTAACCACAATACCAAGCCTTGGTGGTATTAACCCAGCTATTACCAGGAGAACCACAATCACAGTAATCACTATGGGTGGCCAGAAACCCTCAACGAAGGCATGTATAGTCATCCACCTAAAGTACTCATCAACCTGGAAATCCGGCCAAGGACTAATAATGGGTAATGCCCCTATGAAGGCGCCAGCTGCCGTACCGGCTATGGCTATTGATAGTATCTTGGCAAACGGCCTTAACACCTCGGGAGCTGTCTTAGATGCTTTATTCCATAAATACGATACATAACCAAGTATGGCAGTTATTAAAATCAGCCACAGGGTACCCTGTGTAGTCACGTCCCTGCCCTGTGCACCCACAATGAACCACCAGGGAGCTGGAATTAACTGGAGGTAGCTTAACCAAATACCGAGAAGTGTGCCTAATGATACTAAGACACCAATAATAATTATTGCCGCGACCTGCCTCTTAGTTACATTAAGACCAAAATACGGGAATACAAAGAACGAGAACGCTATCCAAGTTATTGCAATCCAGAGGATGGCTAACGTGTAGTGCAGTGCCCTAGCTACATTAAATGGTAGTATTGGTATGAGGTTTAACCCGTATAGTGAAGTCTCCGTATAAAGATGCATTGCGTAAGCCCCCAGTAGACCCTGAATCCCAAGGCCAACGCCAGCTATGAAGAATGCTAGTAGCGTTAATTTCTGAGCATCATTAGGTGGTGGTAATTGAATGTTTAGCCTTGGCTCATGCCAATAATCCATTAACTTAAGGACAACGTAACCAGCCAGTGGCATTACAAGTAGCATTATGGTGAATATCATTAACCAGGAGGAGTAGGTTACGTTAGCAGTGGGGCCTATTAAGCCGGGCATGTATGGGAAGCCATTAGTGTAACCCTGCATTGCAATAATACCACTCCAGGCGAAGTACGCTGTTAAATCCTTAATTATGGTTTCATTGGTTATTAAATCCGGCTTCAACCTAAACTCCTCGGCAGCTGGGCCAAGCATCTGGGAGTAGAATTTAGTTGCATTATAGAAGCCTTGGGCAAATTGATTACTCACAATAATTACATCACCCTGGGGTGTAGGGTCTACCTTAGGCATTAGCTCCTGCTTAATTAAGGACATTGCGCTTGCATTACTTTGAGGGACTGCATCGAAGCCTAGGCTATGGGCTGCTGAATCCTCAAGTATTCTTAACGTGTATGAAGTGAAGTCTACGCCGAAGTAACTACCCATGCCTAGTATTGAGCCATAGTCCATTAAACCATACTTCTGGAAATAATACTTACCCCAAATAATGTCATTACGCGTGAAGAGTACGGTACCATTCTCAGTCTCCACAGCGGTTGGGATTGGTGGTAGGTGGGTGAAGGTGTACCAAGCCATTATACCGTATATGACGTAGACCAGTATAGTGACCCCTAGCACGATCACAGGCCAAATGGATTTACCATTCATACTCCCACCTACGGCTTACTTCCCACTACCCTCAGTTAAGCTAATTATCTAAGATTTTAGATAATGACCCATGCCAATTATGATTCACGTAATTTAACTTAACTATGGGACCCGGTCTCACTTAACGTGTGCCTAAAGTAATCCTCAAGAACCTTCTTAATACCCCTCCTTATCAATACTGTTAACGTAGCCGGGGATATGCCCAATTCCTTAGCAAGCTCACTAATGCTTACGCGTCTCTTATCATCAAACAACCCCCTACTGTAGGCCAATTGAAGAACCTCAAGTTGCCTACTGGTTAGTGTCTTAACCTTAATAGCCTGAGCATACACTACTTCAGCCTTGACACTTTCATTCAGGAAATCCTTCATGAGGCTTCTTAAGTAACCCCTTGACGGCAGTAGGATACCGTAGATTACGGTATTGGAATCTAGGGATTTACCCTCAATTACCATAAAGCCACCATGACCCAGTACCCTGCATGAGGAACAGCTTGGAGACTCAATCCACATTACGTTCTCGTTAACCTTACGCATCCTTAATCCAGATTCCCTTAGTAAATCAAGTTCATGACGTGTTAAGGGCCTATTAGTGCTTATTAAATGAGTTGATTTACCATCACTAATATTTATCATTAACACATCGAAGCCCAAGTTAAGCTTACTTAACGTATTCTGAACAAGGCAATCATTGCGGTAAGCTTTAATCAAAACCTTAATCATAAAGCATCACTCTAATTACCTATATTTTACCTATAAATTTATTCCCATAAATCTCTTAATCAATGCTTAAATACTTTACCTTAAGCTTCTCAATAACCTGAAGCCACTTATCATGATCCACCTCGGCTTCAATATCCTCAATACTCCTACTGCTTTCAACATTATCTAAGTCCATTGCCTGAGGGAAAAGCACCTTATCCTCCTTCTCCATATGCTGATTAAGGTGTCCAGTCATCAATGCTAGATAATCCATAAGCGTGTCCTTAATTGATTGATCACCATTAATTAATCTGCTTAATAATTCCCTATTCAACCTTATTAAATACCTGAATATTCCATGATCCATCACCATTACATTCACTGGACTATTCTCAAAGGGATATAGTTTAATGTTTATTGATGGGAACAATATAACCTCCTCCTTAACATGATGACACTTATCCACGAAGAACTCATAGAAATCCAGTAGCATATTTATATCACTTGGATCTAATAGCTTCTCCGCAAGCATCTTATCAACTATGCTCACTGATACCTTGATTACATCATGGTCATTCATAAGGTTATTCACTAAATCCTCAACACTAACCATACTTACCCCTTTCAATCTGCACTATCATTAAGTTTACTTAAGTTACCGAAATCATATCATTAAGCTTACCGAGTACCATTAATTAGAGGCATCATGTATGAAACTTTAATACAGAATCATGAGGATTTATAAAGCTCTAAGTACTCCTTTAAGGCTACAGCATTATTATACTGCGATTTAGCCGAGTAAAGTAATGTAATAGTCTTACCTTCCTTTACCATATTCTTAAGGATAGCCACCTTAGGATTACCTTCCAATTCCTTAAAGTACCTTCTCTCGAATTCAATCCACTTACTAGGATCATGATTAAACCACCTCCTCAACTCATCACTAGGGGCTACATCCTTAAGCCATAAATCCACCTTAGCCTCCTCCCTACTAATCCCCCTAGGCCATAGCCTATCGACAAGTATCCTCACGCCATCATCACTTGATGCTCGATCATAGATTCGTTTAACTTTAATGGACACACATTGATTATAGTATACTTACTTATTAATATTTCTTAAGTTACCTTTAATTGAGATACATTGAAGTAAAGTACCATGTTTTAAAAGAAGTGAGGTGAAATCACCTTCACTGGGTAAGGGATGCGGACTTAGGTTAAAGGGTGGGGATAATGCTTGATTTAATCAGGTCCAAATAATGCAGTAATACTATCATTGGGTGGTTGAAATGATGGTACTTGCCTCCTTAACTCATCCCTAATGGCGTCAATACCAGTCCTCACCGCAAACTCCCTTATGTTGGGTGCCTTAGACTTCACATACATGCTTAATATAACCTTGGCCGTTAACTCAGCTTCACTGGGGTCGATAGTGCCTAGTATAAAGCCTAATTGCCTTGACGCACCCCCTATTGTGACCAGTATCCTTGTTTTGAAGCCGAAAGGCTCGAAGCCGATGTCTGAGACCCAGCTCATGCCGCAATCATGGGTACAGCCACTAATGCCGACTCTAATATGCTCCTTTAATCCACTGATATGTACGTGTATTTTACGGCCTAGGCTCGTTGTGTCTATTAGACCTGGCGGACAGAGTTCACTACCAACGCAGGCAACTGTTATTGGGCCCTCTGGGTAGTATGGTCCTGGTTCCTTAATTTCACCATTAATTCCCCTAATCTCCTTAACATTATCCCTAATGGGTATGTAGATGCTTTGATTATTAAACAACACTACGTAGCCTAAACCATACTCATCAGCAGCATGCGCTAACTCATCTAATTCACTGGCGGTAACCCAGCCCGTTGGGTAATGCATCTTAATAACCCTGGTGTTAATGAATGTTGGCTTAACGTCGGGTGGTTTAGGAAGCTTTGACTTAACCTCTCTAGCCACTGCCAATACCTCCTCCTTAACTTTATCGAATCCATTAAGCTTAATGAACCATTTAAAACCCCTCCTCTCCCCACTCCTCTTAAAGACCTCAACCACACCAACTATTAACGGTAGTATATCCTCCAGTTCCACGTCACTGAAGGCTAATTTAGCTGTGAATGCATGTTCACCAATACCCCCGCCTAGGTATATGTTGAATTTACCATTAGGCTTAGCCACAATTCCCACATCCTGGCTCACAGGTACTGCACAGGCCCTCTCACAGGCTGAAATCGATATCTTAATCCTATGCGGTAATGCCGACCCCTCATACTCACCCTTATACCTGAAGTAATCCCCTATGAATACTGATAAGGCCTCGGCATTCACGTGGGCCAGTGGGCAGTGGTTACTGGGGCATGGTATTGGATTCCTGATGCTATTGCCGCAGGAGTCCCTTGGGTCAAGTCCAGTATCCTTAAGCTTAGCCGTAACTTCATCGAAAAGCCTGTAATCGATTTTAAAGATCTCAACATCACCCCTGGTCCCAAGCATTACCCTACCATCACCATACCTCCTACTAACCTCTGCAATAACCCTTAATTGGCTTGAATACCACTTACTTGGGTCACGGCCAATACTCTGCCTAATCCTCACCGAGACCCATGGGTTATCACCACGATTCTTGTAAACCCCCTCATGCCTCCTTGGGTAAACCAACTTATGTACATCAGAATACTTGAACACAATTAATCACTTTTAATGACCCTCATCCCTAGGTTACTTAACTATTGAGTCACTTGAGCAGGCTTCCCAGTTATCCCATACTTCTTAGCCCACTCCTCGAAAACCTTCTGCTCCTCCGGCGTTAATTGCCTACTAAACCTGTACCAATTATCCTTAGGCCTAGCTGTCTCAGGGGATTCAGGTGTCTTCCAAATGCAGTTAACTGGACAGACTGGGATGCAGGAGAAGTCGTCGATGCACCAATCCCAAATTAACCTAGCTTTCCCATTCTCATCAAGCTCCCATGCATTGGTTGGGCAGACACTAACACAGGCACCGCAGCCTATGCATATGTCCTGGTCATCAATAACCCTCATGTATTTCCTTAAACCCTCTGGGGTTGTGGGTATTTCACTACGCCTGGACATGAAGCCTCACCAGTTGAGTTAACCCACTGTGGGATTATACATATTTCTATAGGTACTGTTCACGTTGATTCACCATTAAAGTCCACATGCACCCTAACTAATGATTAATGAAAGCACTCCATTAGGGGAAGTCATTAACTTAAGCATGGGTTAATGCTTTAAGGCAATTAGCCTCCCCCTTAACCCTAATGCTAATAATTAATGCCGCCCCAGCATTATCAACAGCCTTCATTTGGGCGTGGGCATCAGTGACGTATAAGGATTTCATGAGTAGGTTAAACCCATTAACCGTTAACTTCCTTAGGATGCTTTACACCACCATTGCCTTAGCTATTCCAGCGGCCTTAATTGGCTTTAACGCTGGGGCTATGTGGGGTTCATTAAGTGGTCTATTATCCTTAGCCTTAGGTGACTCCATGTACTTAATGGCCATTAACTACACTGGAGTCTCAGTGGCTGCCCCAATATCATACTCCTACATACCCCTCTCAGTACTTATGGCTACCCTACTGGGTGAACCATTAACAATACTTAAGGTTACCTCAGGATTACTGATAATGCTCGGTGTATACATGTTATCCAGGGAGAGGACTAAGGTAACGCTTAGGGGTGTGACCTTAGCCCTCGGTACCGCGGTTGCTTGGGCTCTTGGTCAAACCATGATAAAGGTGGCTGACGTTAATGGCTTAAACCCAGTATCCATAGCCTTCATTAGGGTTGCCACTGCGGGATTAGTTCTACTGCTGGTTAACCACATGATGCATAATAATTTAGCCACCGCCATAAAGGCAACTATACGCACCCGCCTACCCCTAGTGGCTGTACTGGACCTGGGTATTGGGGTTGCCTTATTCGCATACTCAGTTAACCTAATAGGACTTGGCTTAACAGTAATAGTAACGGGCTGCATGCCGTTGATAGCTCAGGTAATGGCTAAGTTCATGGTTGGGGAAAGAATAACCGTGACTAAGATCACTGGGGCAGTGGTAATAGTACTGGCAATAACCACAGCCTTCCTATAGGGCTTAAATTAAGTTAATTGCAGTATATTCAATGATTCAAGCTAAGTTAATCACAATGGCTAGTATTATAGCGAATTCAAGGAGCTCATAGAAGCCGTAGTACATTAACACCTGCTTACTCGCATACCTACCCAAGTAGCCCTTAAAGTAGGCGAATACACCGATTAAGTGAATGATTAACATCAGTACGATTAGCAGCATTAACCATGTTGGCAGCATACTTAACGCCAGTGAACTAACTAATACGTAGTATAGAACCTCAAAAACTGAAACATAAACACCCACCCTCCTAGGTATGCTTAAGCCTCTAAATCCTAGGTATGAACCTGCAGCATGAATAAACAACATGACCACTGAACTAGGTAGTATTACTAGGGACGCGGGTACACTCACTAGAAGGTAACTAACTAGGTTAAATTTACTTTACCCATGTTACCTGGAACCTTAACCTTAAGGGTAAGGTTACGTATCCTCTACCTCATGAATAACTTTAATGCTTAAACGTGGTGGTGAAGCTAAGTTGATGGCTAATCAACTAAGGGTCAGGATAAGGGTTTATGAACATGGGGTTAGTTGATACATAATGGAAAAACCATTACCCGCATATTTAATTATGCGATTCCATAACGCCTACTATTCCCCTTAACCTATTCACTAGGTTAAGAACAGCCTCCCTATGCGCCTCAAACCCCTCCTTACTCATGAAGTTATGGTAAAAGTTTGCGTGTAGTCTTTCAGCCATACTGAAGTTCACTAAAATTGACTTATCATTAGTCTCCTTATATAATTCTTCAATAATAATATCATAATCCCTATGGCTATAATGCTCCCAGCTCCTTGACTCAGCTATAGCATTAAGCAAAGCAGTAACAGCACCCCAGTACTTTTCACCAGCCTGAGTCAAATCACCCTTGGCATATAGCTCCTCAGCTGATTTAAGGTAATCCTCATGTAGGCTCAGATAAAGCTTAACCCTATGAGGTGGATCAAGCCTCTCAGCAATTAAATCAATAATGAAGGCCTCAACATCCCTACCACCAGCTAACTCCCTTAATAAATTAACTAATTGAGGCGAGAGTACTAATGACATGCCTGGTAAATCACTGTGTACCTACTTAAAAACATTATTTAAATCAATTTAAGCAGACACTTCCTCCATCCCATAGAATTAGCCTAAGGATAATTAATGCGCTTTACGTCTCCCCGAGGGTTTTAAGAACTAATGATTAATACTGGTGACTATGAGGTATGAAAATAAGGGATGAAGTAAACAACATTAAACCAGGAATGCAGGATTACTTATTATTAAATTCCCTACTATCCTGCTGTAGGTAAATTTTACGCATTACTTGACGTGTATTTATGATGGTTTAAGGCTTCCTTGGCGCGGTAATTGGGTTAATGGTTACTTTAACTTTCTTATTATAGTTCATGGTTTCTATATTGGCATTTAGGAATAGTTTAACAATACTTATATTCGTTGATAGGTGTGATGTTAAGTTTACCACAGTGTACTCTGATCTGCCTTCAGCTAGGGCTAGGAATGGGATAAGCATATCACCCATGTGGTCATCGAAGGCCGCCCCCGCATTAATTACTGCCGCAAGGGCCTCTGCAGCCTCCCTACCAACATCCTCCGCTGGTTTACCGCGTTCACCCAGTGAGTCAGCTCCAATCCTCTGCCCATTAGTGGACTCAGCCCATAGTGTTATTCCTGAACCAGGCCCTAGGTGGGGATCCTTACCCTGCTCATAGTACTCGAGGCTAATGCTGGGTTTTAGGCCTAGTTTACTTAAATAATCCTCAGCGGCCTTAGCCTGCCTAACCGCTACATGGCTTGGTAACCTAACTGCATGTGATAACCCCCAGATCCCTTTTAATTCACCAAGCTCAGTTATGTTGATTGGCTTAAGTCTACCAGCTGGCTTAACGGTAACCTTAACCTTACCGCCACCCCTTGGGTAATGACCCCTCCTAATTAATTCCACTTTAATCCCCACACCCATTAGGGATAGGTTGTGAGCCAGTACGAAGCGTACGTAATCTATGGGAGGGGCCTTAGGTACATCTGTACCACCGGTGATGTCAAGGGTGACTTCACCACAGTTCACTACGGCTAATACTGGTAGTAGGGTTTGGAGCACTAGGCTTATGCTCCCTGCAGTTCCAATATCAATACTGTAGTCACCGCATTTAACATCCCCTGGTTCGAAGGTTAGGCTTAAGGACCCCTTATATGCTCCATCAACCTTAGCGTTACTGATCCTTGCAGCAGCCATGACACTGGCCAGGTGCTGGGGCTGCAACCCTGGATTACTTCTCCTAGCCCTAATGTTAATTATCCTGAAGGGTTTACCAGTGATTATGGATAGGGCTAAGGCAGTCCTCAGTATCTGTCCGCCTCCCTCACCCATTGAGCCGTCTATGGTTATCATGCCCATAATACCCACTGGGCTTGGTTAATAAACCCTAAGTACTGAAGTGTTCATCACTTTAATTAAGCCTAAGTTTATTTAAGGGCACCCTAATATTGCTGTTAGTGATGAGAAGGTTTCCGGAATGAGGAGTGATTGGTTCACCCCTTACTGACCCTGATTAATGCTGAATCTCCTGAATAGGCTTCCCAACCTGCGTTGACTCTTCTTAAGGCTACTCATCATTCTACTCATCTCATTATAGTACCTCAGTAATTCCCTAACATCCCTCGGCGTCACCCCTGAGCCCTTGGCTATTCTCCTAATCCTTGATGCGTTTAATATATTTGGGTTAAGTAACTCCTCCTTAGTCATTGATCTCAATATTGATAACCACTTCCTCATCCTGTCCTGGGCGTTCATTAGTTGATCATCATTCAATTCCTTTAACTGAGGCATTAACCCCATGGGGAGCATTTGAAGAATCCTACTTAATGGGCCGAGTTTACCCATGGCTTCAAGCTGCTTCATTAATGTTAATAAGGTGAACTTACCGGTTTCAATATCCTCAAGAACCTCTTCCTCCTCCTCCATTGCCTTAACCTTATCCAGGAGTGACTCAACATCACCCATGCCCATTAACCTAGCCACAAACCTCCTTGGGTTAAAGACCTCAATATCCTCAATATCCTCACCATTACCAATGAACTTAATTCTAGCCCCAGTCTTAACCGCGGATACAAGGGCCCCACCCCCCTTAGCCGTACTGTCGAGTTTAGTTATGAATATTGAGTTAACTGGAACATACTTACTGAAGGCCTCTGCCTGAGCCCCAACCTGCTTACCATTGGTTGCATCAACAACAAGCATTACTTCATTGGGCTTCACGGCCTCGTAAATCTCCTTAACCTCACTGAGGAGCTCCTCCTCATTCCTATGCCTACCAGCAGTATCTATTATTATTAAATCAGCCTTACTGCTAATCATTCTACTTAAACCAGCCTTAGCTATGTTAACGGCGTTGCCTAGGCTTGGGTCACCGAAGAACATTGCCTTAACCCTCTCAGCTAATTGCCTCAACTGGTCAAAGGCCCCAGGCCTAATGGTGTCAGTCTCAATTAAACCAACCTTAAGCCCCCTCTTAATGTAGAAGTTAGCTAACTTACCTGCCGTGGTTGTTTTACCACTACCCTCAGTACCCACCAGCATTAGTATGTAGGGCTTGGTCTTAACCTCAACGTCAGGCTCCTTATCACCACCAAGTAGGTCGGTGAGTTTCCTGTAAAGTAAGTAAACCAAATAGTCCTTAGCTGTTAAGCCTGGGGGGAGTTCCTTAGCCTCCTTAAACTCCTCCTCAATGCTCTTGGTTAATTCGTAAACCAGCTTAACGTCGACGTCAGCCCTTATTAATGCCCTCTGCAGATCCCTAAGTATGCTCCTTAGGGTTTCCTCATCAATTAAGGTTGAGCCCCTGATCCTACTTATTATGCTGCCTATGGCGTCCATTAAGTCTCTCATTAATCAATCACTGGGTTGTGTATGGGTAGTAACTGTACTGGTACATGCTTTGCTGAACGTACCTAAGCACATCAGTTAAAGTACCCCTTATGATTATTCCCTCACCCCTTTGAATCTCGTAAACAAGCTTCATTGGTGATATGGGCATCCACCTCATCTTCCTAATGTACATTACCCTAAGTATCTGGTGGGTAATGGGTTCCTCGAATAATTGAAGAATAAGCACACCACCAGCCAGGTACTCCTCAACACCAAACCTACTAACCTTAGTGGCCTCACCAGTGGGTATTTCCGATGTTAAAAGCGTGGTGGTGTCCTTATAGCGTTTAAGTTGAAACACCAATTCCCTTAAGTACTCCCTAACCCATAGGAGATCCTGGTGGCCTGTTATTATTAATGGCGCTATGGGATCAACCACAACCCTCTTAGCCTTATTCTTCTGAATAACATCAATAATCATCCTAGCCACATCCTTAGGGTCAAGTGAAAGAGTAGTGCCCTCCTTGGAGTATAGCTTGAAATGGGTCCTGAAGTCATATATTATTACCCTGTTCTGCTTCTCATAGGCGTCAAGATCCCAGCCCAAGGCCTCATAGGCACCCCTCTTAACATCCTCACTGGGTTCATCAACACTAATGTATATGCCTGACTCACCAATATCGGCTCCAGTTTTAAGGAATTTAAGACTGAATATAGTCTTACCTAAACCCGCCTCACCGGCAACTAGGTAAACCTCACCCCTCTTAAGGCCACCGTAGAGTAAGGCATCCAAGTAAGCTATGCCCGTGGGGGCCTTATTAGCGTACATGCTGTACTGCATTTGCGCCGTGTAGTACTGGGTTATGTCGAATGGGTAAGTCTGGTTACTGTAATTGTTACCACTGTACGTGTTGTAGCCTCCATAGTCGTATGTATAGTATGCGTATTGCGATGAATCTGCAGCAGCATCATTCTCCTTTCTTAAACCCATATGCCCTAAACCCTAGGTGGATATTTATACTTTTACCTTGAATTCACCATTAGTTTAAGCAATTAAATGGCTTAATTAATGAACACTAGTTAATCACTGCCTAGGCTCAATCCTAACATCAACCCTAAACCTCCTCTTAATCCTACCAATCCTAGGCAGGCCCTTGGATAAAACTAACCCATAGTACTCCTGAGGAACCTTGATAACTAGGACATCTTCCCTCGGCTCCACTATAACTTGATCAAGCGGCACATACTTACCAACCACCTTAAGTAACTGATTCATAGCCCTCTTATTAACCTCCACACTCCTCCTCTTCAAGGGAACTACGAAGGTTTCCTCACCAAAGACGTAGACCTCGTACTCAGGTTCCTCCGTTATGAAGTCCTTAACAACAACCACCGGTCTGGCTAAATCCTCCTCCTTTAAGCCAGCAGGTATCTTAACAGTCATCTCCAGTGAGTAAACCTTACTAACCAACCCCTTATCTATGAAGATTACAGTATCCACTATTGAGGGTAACATGCCTAATTCAACCCTACCTATGAATCTTTGAATTGAGTCTATGGGCGATGTCGCATGGATGACGCCAACCATGCCTATTCCAGCCAACCTAAGGTCAACGTAAAGTTGAATATCAGCGGTATCCCTCATTTCATCAAATATTGTGTAGTCCGGCCTCGATAATAGGAGGATGTCATGAAGCTCCTCCGGGGTGGCCAGGTTCTTGGAGAGTTGAGTAACCTGGTCAGGTAGAACCATATCCCTCGGTGACTCAATGGTCTTAACCACCTTATTCTTGGATACGAAGAATTCAGCCAAGGCCTGAGCGAAGGTGGTTTTACCAGCGCCTGGGGCACCACCAATCAGTATACCCTCAGCCCTCTTCTCAAGCCTCTCAACAACCTTGGGATGGAGGTTATACTCCTCAACACGCTTCTTAACCAGTGGCCTAACAGCGGTTATCTCTATGCCGTCTGATACAGGTGGGAAAACAGCCACTATCCTAATATCCCTATACTGAACTATCAGTGAGTGGCTTCTCTTAACCTCAATAACCGCCCCATTACCACCACTGTAGGCTGTTGAGATAACTTCCCTAACCAGCCTCTCCAGGTACTCCTTGGAGAGGACCTTATTATCAAGGTAAACCAACTCCCAGTTACCTGGCGCACCCCTCTTAGCCATGGGTAGGGTGTTCTCCTTAAGGTGTATTGACATTGTGTCAGGGTATTTTTGGAACCACTTCTCAATCTCAAGGGCCCCAGTCCCCTTACCGATGTAAATGTACCTAATACCCATTGCCTCGCAAACCTTCTTAACCATAGCATCACTAGTTATTAAAACCGCCCCCAATTCCCTAGCAGTGTTTAAAACAAGGCTCTCAGGGTCCTTTAAGTCAGCTGACCTTGGTATAACGTCAACGTACTCCACAGTAATCCCCTCAATCTTAGAGGCCATGTCATGAATAGCAGCCACCTCCTCAAGCCCAAGTATACCCAGTGAAGAACCAACCTTAGCGTCATCCTCAAAGTACTTAACGACACCAGTATGAATCAGTAACCTACCCTTAAGCCCATTACTCTGCAGATACTCCTTCAGAGACCCATCTAGGAAGACTGACGTATCCGGAATATAGATTTCCCCAGCTGCAAGCATTAAGTACCAGTTAATGCGGATACACTGAGGCTTAAAAACTTATGAGCCTTAACTCACCTTCAATATTAGTTAAATAAGGTAATTAACCCTCATGGTAATTAACGAGCCTTAACAATAAAGCTTACGTCACCCTCCATCCTCTCTGGACTTATCATCCCACACCCCTGACTGATCTTCTTCATGAATGAGTATGGGTTATTAACCCTTACACCAGCCAGTAAGTCGATTCCAAAGTCGAACATTAAGTCAAGCATCGGAGTGCTTGGGCCAAGTAGAATAACGTAGGCATTAGTCCTCTTAGCCAATTCCAGTAACCTATCAATTGATTTATTGATTATTGTTGACGCCGTAATAACCACCACTTGACTATCCTCAATAACAGTCTCAGCTGCAGTGGAGGGTAGAATCCCATTAACTGGATCTATTAGGAATGGGTTAAGCTCCAGGACAACTACCTCCCTTGCAACCTCCTTAAACCTTGTAAACCCAGGGAATCTA from the Caldivirga maquilingensis IC-167 genome contains:
- a CDS encoding DUF364 domain-containing protein; amino-acid sequence: MPKSRVIEALISYAKENNTEVKNAVIGVSWTCVYSRYCGVSMTYRTGNASVRGFGHLEEMSVGELAEYLRSWNLLEASVGLAAVNSIIEPKGDAEVNGLDLALEYGKGKKVVMVGRFPGFTRFKEVAREVVVLELNPFLIDPVNGILPSTAAETVIEDSQVVVITASTIINKSIDRLLELAKRTNAYVILLGPSTPMLDLMFDFGIDLLAGVRVNNPYSFMKKISQGCGMISPERMEGDVSFIVKAR
- a CDS encoding signal recognition particle protein Srp54 translates to MRDLMDAIGSIISRIRGSTLIDEETLRSILRDLQRALIRADVDVKLVYELTKSIEEEFKEAKELPPGLTAKDYLVYLLYRKLTDLLGGDKEPDVEVKTKPYILMLVGTEGSGKTTTAGKLANFYIKRGLKVGLIETDTIRPGAFDQLRQLAERVKAMFFGDPSLGNAVNIAKAGLSRMISSKADLIIIDTAGRHRNEEELLSEVKEIYEAVKPNEVMLVVDATNGKQVGAQAEAFSKYVPVNSIFITKLDSTAKGGGALVSAVKTGARIKFIGNGEDIEDIEVFNPRRFVARLMGMGDVESLLDKVKAMEEEEEVLEDIETGKFTLLTLMKQLEAMGKLGPLSRILQMLPMGLMPQLKELNDDQLMNAQDRMRKWLSILRSMTKEELLNPNILNASRIRRIAKGSGVTPRDVRELLRYYNEMSRMMSSLKKSQRRLGSLFRRFSINQGQ
- the rtcA gene encoding RNA 3'-terminal phosphate cyclase, whose translation is MITIDGSMGEGGGQILRTALALSIITGKPFRIINIRARRSNPGLQPQHLASVMAAARISNAKVDGAYKGSLSLTFEPGDVKCGDYSIDIGTAGSISLVLQTLLPVLAVVNCGEVTLDITGGTDVPKAPPIDYVRFVLAHNLSLMGVGIKVELIRRGHYPRGGGKVKVTVKPAGRLKPINITELGELKGIWGLSHAVRLPSHVAVRQAKAAEDYLSKLGLKPSISLEYYEQGKDPHLGPGSGITLWAESTNGQRIGADSLGERGKPAEDVGREAAEALAAVINAGAAFDDHMGDMLIPFLALAEGRSEYTVVNLTSHLSTNISIVKLFLNANIETMNYNKKVKVTINPITAPRKP
- a CDS encoding PINc/VapC family ATPase codes for the protein MLAAGEIYIPDTSVFLDGSLKEYLQSNGLKGRLLIHTGVVKYFEDDAKVGSSLGILGLEEVAAIHDMASKIEGITVEYVDVIPRSADLKDPESLVLNTARELGAVLITSDAMVKKVCEAMGIRYIYIGKGTGALEIEKWFQKYPDTMSIHLKENTLPMAKRGAPGNWELVYLDNKVLSKEYLERLVREVISTAYSGGNGAVIEVKRSHSLIVQYRDIRIVAVFPPVSDGIEITAVRPLVKKRVEEYNLHPKVVERLEKRAEGILIGGAPGAGKTTFAQALAEFFVSKNKVVKTIESPRDMVLPDQVTQLSKNLATPEELHDILLLSRPDYTIFDEMRDTADIQLYVDLRLAGIGMVGVIHATSPIDSIQRFIGRVELGMLPSIVDTVIFIDKGLVSKVYSLEMTVKIPAGLKEEDLARPVVVVKDFITEEPEYEVYVFGEETFVVPLKRRSVEVNKRAMNQLLKVVGKYVPLDQVIVEPREDVLVIKVPQEYYGLVLSKGLPRIGRIKRRFRVDVRIEPRQ
- a CDS encoding ATPase domain-containing protein, coding for MGLRKENDAAADSSQYAYYTYDYGGYNTYSGNNYSNQTYPFDITQYYTAQMQYSMYANKAPTGIAYLDALLYGGLKRGEVYLVAGEAGLGKTIFSLKFLKTGADIGESGIYISVDEPSEDVKRGAYEALGWDLDAYEKQNRVIIYDFRTHFKLYSKEGTTLSLDPKDVARMIIDVIQKNKAKRVVVDPIAPLIITGHQDLLWVREYLRELVFQLKRYKDTTTLLTSEIPTGEATKVSRFGVEEYLAGGVLILQLFEEPITHQILRVMYIRKMRWMPISPMKLVYEIQRGEGIIIRGTLTDVLRYVQQSMYQYSYYPYTTQ